In Rhineura floridana isolate rRhiFlo1 chromosome 22, rRhiFlo1.hap2, whole genome shotgun sequence, a single genomic region encodes these proteins:
- the S100A16 gene encoding protein S100-A16 isoform X1 — MQGAKGEETMAGDPSELEWAIDTLVKNYNKYAGKGCCCTKRRGISKGDFRKMLSHELNHMLTDTKNKQAADKLICDLDENRDGQISFDEYWNLIGGIASPISCLIRQQEESVKFTK; from the exons GAGCCAAGGGAGAAGAGACCATGGCTGGCGACCCCTCTGAGCTGGAGTGGGCCATCGATACGCTGGTGAAAAACTACAACAAATACGCTGGCAAAGGGTGCTGTTGCACGAAACGGCGCGGGATCAGCAAGGGCGATTTCCGGAAGATGCTCAGCCACGAGCTCAACCACATGCTGACG GACACAAAGAACAAGCAGGCGGCGGACAAGCTGATCTGCGACCTGGATGAGAATCGCGACGGGCAGATCAGCTTCGACGAGTACTGGAACCTGATTGGGGGCATCGCCAGCCCCATCTCCTGCCTGATCCGGCAGCAGGAGGAGAGCGTGAAGTTCACCAAGTAG
- the S100A16 gene encoding protein S100-A16 isoform X2 produces MAGDPSELEWAIDTLVKNYNKYAGKGCCCTKRRGISKGDFRKMLSHELNHMLTDTKNKQAADKLICDLDENRDGQISFDEYWNLIGGIASPISCLIRQQEESVKFTK; encoded by the exons ATGGCTGGCGACCCCTCTGAGCTGGAGTGGGCCATCGATACGCTGGTGAAAAACTACAACAAATACGCTGGCAAAGGGTGCTGTTGCACGAAACGGCGCGGGATCAGCAAGGGCGATTTCCGGAAGATGCTCAGCCACGAGCTCAACCACATGCTGACG GACACAAAGAACAAGCAGGCGGCGGACAAGCTGATCTGCGACCTGGATGAGAATCGCGACGGGCAGATCAGCTTCGACGAGTACTGGAACCTGATTGGGGGCATCGCCAGCCCCATCTCCTGCCTGATCCGGCAGCAGGAGGAGAGCGTGAAGTTCACCAAGTAG